The Natrinema salifodinae genome includes a window with the following:
- a CDS encoding heavy metal translocating P-type ATPase, with translation MSTAREQFDVGGMSCSFCAESIRKAYDRTDGVADVDVSLAHEEVLVRYDDDRVSEVDLKDTLRDLGYTVRDPDKRERFREQQAELATGKRRLALAGGASALTAALMGWMIVGTGRFESDSLPMDLVALGLALGTMVGPGRYILEKAYNSLRRGIFNQHVLLEAGALAGLLGGFLGLAVFPAFPTVHFFAVSVFITTYHVLSEYTSLLVRTRASQAVQDLLELRPETARRVADDGTVEEVAVDEIDEGDRVRIKPGEHVPVDGVVREGESTVDESVATGESIPEEKAPGDEVIGGSVTETGTLLVEVTATGSDAFLNQIVHEIEEARAMKPGIVRLADRVLRYFVPGVLAIAALSFLFWVVVPAAWPAGPFGTGPNVQRGAFAALAVLVLGYPCALGMATPLALIRGGGAAANRGVLLRSGDAFQILPEVDRIVFDKTGTITVGEPAVAEIAPLAAETDEEAVLAAATGAEAFSEHPLADAVLECADEREVSSVDPDAFDSVTGKGVRASVDGDEVLVGKPAWLETDGIDASGAAAEIERLQRRGLTVSGVARDGELIGLLGIGDEIKDDAAETVRRLRAAGIAPVMITGDDELTATAVAEAVGIDRVMADVRPDEKRDEIGRLQDAGHRVAMVGDGINDAPALTQADVGIAIGAGTDVAIESADVVLVGERLGGVSDAYEIGRESYRKTKQNLAAAFAFNGLGVAAATTGLVHPVFAMIAMVLSVSAVLANSFAGQLLSGEGVNAAFAVRENRSEDDSPVA, from the coding sequence ATGAGCACCGCCCGAGAACAGTTCGACGTCGGCGGGATGAGCTGCTCGTTCTGCGCCGAGAGCATTCGGAAGGCGTACGACCGCACCGACGGCGTCGCGGACGTCGACGTGAGCCTCGCCCACGAGGAGGTGCTGGTCCGGTACGACGACGACCGGGTGAGCGAGGTCGACCTGAAGGACACGCTGCGGGACCTCGGCTACACCGTCCGCGATCCGGACAAACGGGAGCGATTCCGCGAGCAGCAAGCGGAGCTCGCGACCGGCAAACGGCGGCTCGCCCTCGCCGGCGGCGCGTCCGCGCTCACCGCCGCCCTGATGGGGTGGATGATCGTCGGCACGGGACGGTTCGAGTCGGACTCGCTACCGATGGATCTGGTCGCGCTGGGCCTGGCGCTGGGAACGATGGTCGGCCCCGGGCGCTACATCCTCGAGAAGGCGTACAACAGCCTCCGCCGGGGCATCTTCAACCAGCACGTCCTGCTCGAGGCCGGTGCGCTTGCCGGTCTCCTCGGCGGTTTCCTCGGTCTGGCGGTCTTCCCCGCCTTCCCGACGGTGCACTTCTTCGCCGTCTCCGTCTTCATCACCACCTACCACGTCCTCTCGGAGTACACCAGTCTGCTCGTCCGCACCCGCGCGTCCCAAGCGGTTCAGGACCTGCTCGAGCTGCGGCCGGAGACCGCCCGCCGCGTCGCCGACGACGGCACCGTCGAAGAGGTCGCCGTCGACGAGATCGATGAGGGCGACCGCGTCCGGATCAAACCGGGCGAGCACGTCCCGGTCGACGGCGTCGTCCGCGAGGGCGAATCGACCGTCGACGAGTCGGTCGCGACCGGCGAGTCGATCCCCGAGGAGAAGGCGCCTGGCGACGAGGTGATCGGCGGCAGCGTCACCGAGACCGGGACGCTGCTCGTCGAGGTGACCGCGACCGGCTCCGACGCGTTTCTGAACCAGATCGTCCACGAAATCGAGGAGGCCCGCGCGATGAAACCGGGAATCGTCCGGCTTGCCGACCGCGTCCTCAGGTACTTCGTGCCGGGCGTGCTCGCGATCGCTGCGCTCTCGTTTCTCTTCTGGGTCGTCGTCCCGGCCGCCTGGCCGGCCGGGCCGTTCGGAACGGGACCAAATGTTCAGCGGGGTGCGTTCGCCGCGTTGGCTGTCCTCGTGCTCGGCTACCCCTGCGCGCTCGGGATGGCGACGCCGCTGGCGCTCATCCGCGGCGGCGGGGCAGCGGCGAACCGCGGCGTCCTGCTGCGGTCGGGCGACGCCTTCCAAATCCTCCCCGAGGTCGATCGGATCGTCTTCGACAAGACCGGGACGATCACGGTCGGCGAGCCGGCCGTCGCGGAGATCGCGCCGCTGGCGGCCGAGACCGACGAGGAAGCCGTGCTCGCCGCGGCGACGGGCGCCGAAGCGTTCAGCGAACACCCGCTCGCCGACGCCGTCCTCGAGTGCGCGGATGAGCGGGAGGTATCCTCCGTCGACCCCGACGCGTTCGACTCCGTGACCGGCAAGGGCGTCCGCGCGTCGGTCGACGGAGACGAGGTGCTCGTCGGGAAGCCCGCCTGGCTCGAGACCGACGGCATCGACGCGTCCGGGGCGGCCGCGGAGATCGAGCGCCTCCAGCGCCGCGGGTTGACGGTCTCGGGCGTCGCGCGCGACGGAGAGCTGATCGGCCTGCTCGGCATCGGCGACGAGATCAAGGACGACGCCGCCGAGACCGTCCGACGGTTGCGGGCGGCGGGAATCGCGCCCGTGATGATCACCGGCGACGACGAACTGACCGCAACGGCCGTCGCGGAAGCGGTCGGTATCGACCGCGTGATGGCCGACGTCCGCCCCGACGAGAAGCGCGACGAGATCGGTCGGCTGCAGGACGCGGGCCACCGTGTGGCGATGGTCGGCGACGGGATCAACGACGCGCCGGCGCTCACGCAGGCCGACGTCGGGATCGCGATCGGGGCCGGGACGGACGTCGCGATCGAGTCCGCCGACGTCGTCCTCGTGGGCGAGCGCCTCGGCGGGGTGAGCGACGCCTACGAGATCGGCCGGGAGAGCTACCGGAAGACGAAACAGAACCTGGCCGCCGCGTTCGCGTTCAACGGGCTCGGCGTCGCCGCGGCGACGACGGGCCTGGTCCACCCGGTGTTCGCGATGATCGCGATGGTGCTGTCGGTCTCGGCCGTCCTCGCCAACAGCTTCGCCGGCCAGTTGCTCTCGGGCGAGGGGGTCAACGCGGCGTTCGCCGTCCGAGAGAATCGCTCGGAGGACGACTCCCCGGTAGCGTGA